A genomic window from Candidatus Syntrophosphaera sp. includes:
- the ftsH gene encoding ATP-dependent zinc metalloprotease FtsH, whose amino-acid sequence MLKWFVGALVLITVFSAVRIYLVKRRKPKGKDHPTGETKPPATNRPGAGGNPPPGMIRPAKTPVSYTFIIVMVMLGMLFFYTWFSGREQITEASYSEFVAQLNAGEIKEVEFTERDILYTSSADAKFHTMLPPVDDPELVKQLLEKDVKVLTKKPSRWLGALSYMIPFILLIAFWFFIMRGMSNQNSKAFSFGKSKARMHEASRSTITFKDVAGVDEAKEELQEIVEFLKDPKKFQRLGGRIPRGVLLVGRPGTGKTLLAKAVSGEAKVPFYSISGSDFVEMFVGVGAARVRDLFEQAKKNSPCITFIDEIDAVGRHRGTGLGGGHDEREQTLNQLLVEMDGFEPNEAVIIIAATNRPDILDPALLRPGRFDRQVTVDLPDIKGRTEILKVHSAKVPLADDVHLELIARGTPGFSGADLANIVNEAALIAARYGKQSINMSDFEEAKDKLILGKEKKSRVIPEEDKKLTSYHEIGHVLASIFQDKTEPVHKVSIIPRGFTAGATHFLLTDKTGYSRSYLEQIMVELLGGRAAEEIIFGELTTGAGNDLERVTEIAKKMVCTWGMSDAFGPMTIGKEQGEVYLGKELIGRDTHSNETAQLIDSEIRAFITRAYHKALDILRAQRDLLEKLAAELFEKETLGTEEIFEFILAEVGDEDRDLVQKKYEKAKELRFEHSEKIESPTGPAIEPEKQD is encoded by the coding sequence ATGCTGAAATGGTTTGTGGGAGCGCTGGTCCTGATCACGGTGTTCAGCGCGGTGCGCATCTATCTGGTGAAACGAAGAAAGCCCAAAGGCAAGGATCACCCAACCGGGGAAACCAAGCCGCCAGCCACGAACCGTCCCGGCGCCGGTGGAAATCCGCCTCCGGGAATGATCCGACCGGCCAAAACGCCTGTTTCCTATACCTTCATCATCGTCATGGTGATGCTGGGCATGCTCTTTTTCTACACCTGGTTCAGCGGGCGCGAGCAGATCACTGAGGCCAGCTATTCGGAATTTGTGGCGCAGCTCAACGCCGGGGAGATCAAGGAAGTGGAATTCACGGAACGGGACATTCTCTACACCAGTTCCGCGGACGCGAAGTTCCACACCATGCTGCCTCCCGTGGACGATCCGGAGCTGGTGAAACAGCTTTTGGAAAAAGACGTTAAAGTGCTCACAAAAAAGCCCTCACGCTGGCTGGGCGCGCTTTCCTATATGATACCTTTCATACTGCTGATCGCCTTTTGGTTTTTCATCATGCGCGGCATGAGCAACCAGAATTCCAAGGCCTTCAGCTTCGGTAAGAGCAAGGCCCGCATGCATGAAGCCAGCCGGAGCACGATCACTTTCAAGGATGTGGCTGGAGTGGATGAAGCCAAGGAGGAATTGCAGGAGATCGTGGAATTCCTCAAAGACCCCAAGAAATTCCAGCGCCTCGGAGGCCGCATCCCGCGCGGCGTACTGCTCGTGGGACGTCCCGGGACCGGCAAGACCCTGCTGGCTAAAGCGGTTTCTGGCGAGGCCAAGGTCCCTTTCTACAGCATCAGCGGCTCGGACTTTGTGGAGATGTTCGTGGGTGTGGGCGCGGCGCGGGTGCGCGACCTGTTTGAACAGGCCAAGAAAAATTCGCCCTGCATTACCTTCATCGACGAGATCGACGCCGTGGGCAGGCATCGCGGCACAGGTCTGGGCGGCGGGCACGACGAACGCGAGCAGACACTGAACCAGCTTCTGGTGGAGATGGACGGTTTTGAACCCAACGAAGCGGTGATCATCATTGCCGCCACCAACCGTCCGGACATCCTGGATCCCGCATTGCTGCGCCCGGGCCGCTTCGACCGCCAGGTGACGGTCGATCTGCCCGATATCAAAGGACGCACGGAGATCCTGAAAGTGCATTCCGCCAAGGTGCCTCTGGCCGATGACGTGCATCTGGAGTTGATCGCGCGCGGCACACCGGGATTCAGCGGAGCCGACCTGGCCAACATCGTTAACGAAGCCGCCCTGATCGCTGCCCGGTATGGCAAGCAAAGCATCAACATGAGCGACTTTGAGGAGGCCAAGGACAAACTGATCCTGGGCAAGGAAAAGAAGAGCCGGGTGATTCCTGAAGAGGACAAAAAGCTGACCTCCTACCATGAGATCGGACACGTTTTGGCCTCGATCTTCCAAGACAAGACCGAGCCGGTGCATAAGGTTTCGATCATCCCGCGCGGCTTCACGGCCGGCGCCACGCATTTCCTGCTCACGGACAAGACCGGGTATTCCAGAAGCTATCTGGAACAGATCATGGTCGAGCTTTTGGGAGGACGCGCCGCTGAAGAGATCATCTTTGGCGAACTGACAACCGGCGCGGGCAATGATCTGGAGCGGGTTACGGAGATAGCCAAAAAGATGGTCTGCACCTGGGGCATGAGCGACGCTTTCGGACCCATGACCATAGGCAAAGAGCAAGGCGAAGTGTATCTGGGCAAAGAACTTATCGGGCGTGACACGCATAGCAACGAGACTGCCCAACTGATCGACAGCGAGATCCGGGCCTTCATCACCAGGGCCTACCATAAGGCGCTGGATATCCTTCGCGCCCAGCGTGATCTGCTGGAAAAACTGGCCGCTGAGCTGTTTGAGAAGGAAACCCTGGGCACGGAGGAGATCTTTGAATTCATCCTCGCAGAGGTCGGAGATGAGGACAGGGACTTGGTCCAGAAGAAATATGAAAAAGCCAAAGAGCTGCGCTTCGAGCACAGCGAAAAAATAGAATCCCCGACCGGTCCGGCCATTGAACCGGAAAAGCAGGATTGA
- the tilS gene encoding tRNA lysidine(34) synthetase TilS: MQKLDQALSRLHGYVHEKKLFPAGAKLLICCSGGADSVALLYLFSRLRSLMHVTLLAVHVDHQLRGAESEADAELVKEHCQQLNVPVIVRKVRLESGTDLENQARKKRFEVFQQILELYRFDFIVTGHHNNDQTETMLMNLFRGAGLNGMAGIKPRSGNILHPLLCFNKSELIDLLQHEKISWREDASNQDLSFRRNWVRHTLIPLLAKEVNPAVGEKIGLQAQIFEEAELMVRQKVKPLLRKAALEQSPERVVLSLPVLRRYGRLEQYYVLREALVSIAGTERDFFLHNFEELRGLMDSAGSKYILLNNGVTARKQYDELIIAESQPPREVPEPYSVEEDRSRAVYGEFRFSFKILKVLPAQRHEDRFNVYLDADKISFPFKIRSRSPGDRFMPLGMTQQQKLKDFFINSKVPKFERDHVPIFDDGAKIFWIAGHRPDARAAIEPGTTRFLYISAERVHEKPMRAANRSKRTGETNEPDEL; encoded by the coding sequence ATGCAAAAGCTGGACCAAGCGTTATCCAGGCTGCACGGTTATGTGCATGAAAAGAAGCTGTTCCCCGCCGGGGCCAAGCTGCTGATCTGCTGTTCAGGCGGCGCGGACTCGGTGGCCCTGCTGTATCTTTTCTCGCGGCTGCGTTCGCTGATGCATGTCACCTTGCTGGCGGTGCACGTCGACCATCAGCTGCGCGGCGCGGAAAGCGAGGCCGACGCGGAATTGGTGAAGGAGCATTGCCAGCAGCTCAACGTTCCGGTGATCGTGCGCAAGGTGCGGCTGGAGAGCGGGACCGACCTGGAGAATCAGGCCCGGAAAAAGCGCTTTGAGGTTTTCCAGCAGATCCTGGAGCTTTACCGCTTCGATTTCATCGTGACCGGCCACCACAACAATGACCAGACCGAAACGATGCTGATGAACCTGTTCCGGGGCGCCGGCCTGAACGGGATGGCGGGGATCAAACCGCGCAGCGGCAACATCCTGCATCCCCTGCTTTGCTTCAATAAAAGCGAGCTAATCGACCTGCTGCAGCATGAAAAGATCTCCTGGCGGGAAGACGCCAGCAACCAGGACCTGAGTTTCCGGCGCAACTGGGTGCGGCACACCCTGATCCCGCTTTTGGCCAAAGAGGTCAACCCCGCCGTGGGCGAAAAGATCGGCCTGCAGGCGCAGATCTTTGAGGAAGCGGAGCTCATGGTGCGTCAGAAAGTAAAACCCCTGCTCAGGAAAGCCGCGCTGGAACAGTCCCCGGAGCGCGTGGTCCTTTCCCTGCCGGTTTTGCGGCGCTACGGCAGGCTGGAGCAATACTACGTTTTGAGGGAAGCTCTGGTTTCCATCGCCGGCACCGAGCGTGATTTCTTCCTGCACAATTTTGAGGAGCTGCGCGGCCTGATGGATTCCGCGGGCTCCAAATACATCCTGCTGAACAATGGAGTGACGGCGCGCAAACAGTATGACGAGCTGATCATCGCGGAAAGCCAGCCCCCGCGCGAGGTCCCGGAACCCTACAGCGTCGAGGAAGACCGCAGCCGCGCGGTTTACGGCGAATTCCGCTTCAGCTTCAAGATCCTGAAGGTGTTGCCCGCGCAGAGGCACGAAGACCGCTTCAACGTTTATCTGGACGCCGACAAGATAAGCTTTCCCTTCAAGATCAGGAGTCGCAGTCCCGGCGACCGCTTCATGCCTTTGGGCATGACGCAGCAGCAGAAACTGAAGGATTTTTTCATCAACAGCAAAGTGCCCAAATTCGAGCGCGACCACGTTCCCATATTTGATGACGGCGCCAAGATATTCTGGATCGCGGGACACAGGCCGGACGCGCGCGCGGCCATCGAACCGGGCACCACGCGCTTTCTCTATATCAGCGCGGAGCGCGTGCACGAAAAACCCATGCGGGCAGCCAACCGCAGCAAGAGAACAGGAGAAACCAATGAACCGGATGAATTGTGA
- the hpt gene encoding hypoxanthine phosphoribosyltransferase produces MNRMNCDLSAVLFDEYQIQTRVREIGSQIVSDYKDKTPVLIGILKGGFVFLADLCRAITIPVELDFLAISSYGSQTSSSGVVKIRKDIDIDISGRDVIIVEDIVDSGLSLQYIKDYILKHAPASLRTCVMLDKPKAHKLEVGFDYVGFEIGNEFVVGYGLDFNEKYRNLPYIGILKEELYL; encoded by the coding sequence ATGAACCGGATGAATTGTGACCTGTCCGCGGTCCTTTTTGACGAATACCAGATCCAAACCCGGGTGCGGGAGATCGGATCGCAGATAGTATCAGACTACAAAGACAAAACCCCCGTGCTGATCGGCATCCTCAAGGGCGGATTCGTCTTTCTGGCCGATCTTTGCCGCGCCATCACCATCCCGGTGGAACTGGATTTCCTGGCCATCTCCAGCTATGGATCGCAAACCTCGAGCTCAGGAGTGGTCAAGATCCGCAAGGATATCGACATCGACATCAGCGGCAGGGACGTGATCATCGTCGAAGACATCGTCGATTCCGGGCTCTCCCTGCAATACATCAAGGACTACATTTTAAAGCACGCGCCCGCGAGCCTGCGGACCTGCGTGATGCTGGACAAACCCAAAGCCCACAAGCTGGAGGTCGGATTCGACTATGTGGGCTTCGAGATCGGAAACGAATTTGTGGTGGGCTATGGGCTGGATTTCAACGAAAAATACCGCAACCTGCCTTATATCGGCATCCTGAAGGAAGAACTGTATTTATGA
- a CDS encoding MFS transporter, with amino-acid sequence MFRLRDLFISLQVRNYRLFFMGQGVSLIGTWVQRTTMSWFVYRLTNSAFLLGVVSFLSMIPSLFISPFAGAWSDSWNRHRAMLITQTLFMLQAGLLAAGVLSGYINAARWWPLMALALLQGIIEGVDA; translated from the coding sequence ATGTTTAGGCTCAGGGACCTCTTCATCTCTCTGCAGGTGCGCAATTACCGCCTGTTCTTCATGGGCCAGGGCGTTTCCCTGATCGGCACCTGGGTGCAGCGCACCACCATGAGCTGGTTTGTCTACCGGCTTACCAATTCCGCTTTCCTGCTGGGTGTGGTGAGCTTTCTTAGCATGATCCCCTCGCTGTTCATCAGTCCCTTTGCCGGAGCTTGGTCGGACAGCTGGAACCGCCATCGCGCCATGCTCATCACCCAAACTTTATTCATGCTGCAGGCGGGTTTGCTGGCCGCGGGAGTGCTATCCGGCTACATCAACGCGGCGCGTTGGTGGCCTTTGATGGCGCTGGCCCTGTTGCAGGGTATCATCGAAGGCGTGGATGCGC